Part of the Methylomonas sp. AM2-LC genome, ATGGCTTGCACTTCGCCATATTGGTTTATAGAGCCGGTCAGCGCAAAACCCTGGCGTATGGGAATGCGGGTTAACGCCGAGATTAAACAGCATAATTCCGCCAACGAGGCGCTGTCGCCATCGATGTGGCCATAGGATTGTTCCATGGCAATACTGGCGGAAATTGCCAGTGGAAAAAGTTGCGCATAACTGTGGCCCAGATAGCCAGTCAAGATCATCACCCCTTTAGAGTGGATGGGTTGACCGAGTTCTACTTCGCGTTCGATATCGACAATACCGCGTGAGCCTGGATGCACGGTAGCGGTAATGCGTGCCGGTGCGCCAAAGCTGCTGCCGCCAATGTCCATGACGGTAAGGCCGTTGACTTTGCCGATGGCTAGCCCGTGTGTGTCTATCAGAATAGTGCCTTCCAGCATTTCATCCAGTATAGCTTCCGCAATGCGGCCATTCCGTTGTTCGCGGGCGGCCAAGGCCAGTTCTACTTCGGTTTTATCAATTTGGCTGGCACCAGTTTGGCTACCAAGTAGATTGGCTTCGGCAATAATTTCCAGGCAGTTGTTAATATGCGCGGATAGGTGGGATTGGTTTTCAGCCAGGCGGCAACTGTGTTCTATCAGGCGTAATAAGGCGGCAGAAGTGAGCGGTTTTGCTCCGGAATCGTGCGCCTGTTTGCTCATCAAGGCAATAAATTGGCTGATGTTTTCTTGATTACGTTTGATGTGATCATCAAAATCGCAAAGTACTCTAAACATTTCGTTAAATTCGCTATCCAGCTCTTCCAGCAGATAATAAATATCGCGAGAGCCGATTAGTATCACTTTAACATTCAGGGGTATTACTTCCGGTTTTAGGGTAATGGTATTAATACCCAGTTCGGAATACGGCGATTCAATTTCGATGCAACCGGCCTGTAATGCGCGTTTTAAACCTTCCCAAACAAACGGATAAGTCAGTACTTTTTCGGCATCCAGTATCAGGTAGCCGCCGTTAGCGCGGTGTAAAGAACCGGGACAAATACGCCGATAATTGGTGACTAGTGTGCCTTGGTCGCTGATGTATTCTATGCGTCCAAACAGGTTTTGATAGATAGGATGCGATTCGTAAATAACCGGTGCGCCAAAGCCGTCTTGTTTGCAATCTACCAGAATATTGGGCAGATATTGTTCAATCAGGGTTTGGCGTTTACCTAAACTTTCCCGCCTATCCTGGCTGCGGGATGGCATTAAAAAGTCGCAAATGGTATTGCTAAGATTTTTTTCAACTTCAGCAAGATAGGTAATTACGTCATCGACATTTAGATATTTACTATTTAGCTCTGCAAACAGCGGTTCCAATGCCTGTTTAATGGTGTCGCTGTCCAATTGTCGCATTTCTTCAACCAATGCGCGTCGCCATTGCGGTAATTCCAGCAATACATCACCCAGATATTCTTCCAGTTCTTCGGTGTGCTGATGAAAGGCA contains:
- a CDS encoding ATP-binding protein, with protein sequence MLDHLKLPAHSLKLTIDLPDINSLDKTKHTQGILGQNRAQSALAFGTAMKAPGYNIFVMGHSGTGRLSMVSNYLSGFAEQQEAPLSYAYVENFENPREPVAVELPSGEGQAFSKDIEKLIDDILATFPAAFESPSYQQKKTAIERRFNQRYNSTIDLVDAKARAMSVALYRDSETITFLPIRNDKALDEEQFTLLPQAERDAFHQHTEELEEYLGDVLLELPQWRRALVEEMRQLDSDTIKQALEPLFAELNSKYLNVDDVITYLAEVEKNLSNTICDFLMPSRSQDRRESLGKRQTLIEQYLPNILVDCKQDGFGAPVIYESHPIYQNLFGRIEYISDQGTLVTNYRRICPGSLHRANGGYLILDAEKVLTYPFVWEGLKRALQAGCIEIESPYSELGINTITLKPEVIPLNVKVILIGSRDIYYLLEELDSEFNEMFRVLCDFDDHIKRNQENISQFIALMSKQAHDSGAKPLTSAALLRLIEHSCRLAENQSHLSAHINNCLEIIAEANLLGSQTGASQIDKTEVELALAAREQRNGRIAEAILDEMLEGTILIDTHGLAIGKVNGLTVMDIGGSSFGAPARITATVHPGSRGIVDIEREVELGQPIHSKGVMILTGYLGHSYAQLFPLAISASIAMEQSYGHIDGDSASLAELCCLISALTRIPIRQGFALTGSINQYGEVQAIGGVNEKIEGFFNLCAARGLSGEQAVIIPASNKRNLMLKQSVIDAVEQGQFAIYSVSNVNEALSLLMNREAGEINADGQYPEDSINFKAVARLKEISDMSGDEDKDVEGG